The Tenuifilum thalassicum genome includes the window GCCATTAAACAGGAATTTCTTGAAACATTACCCGAAGAAGAGCGCGAAGCTAAACAGGCGATGGTTAACCGCTACTACCATGAGGTTGAGAAAAAAGCGATGCGCAACATGATTCTTAACGAAGGTGTTCGCCTCGACGGACGAAAAACCAATGAGATAAGGCCTATTTGGTGCGAGGTTGATTACCTACCTATGGCGCACGGCTCAGCAATATTCACTCGCGGTGAGACACAGTCATTAACCACTGTCACACTAGGAACAAAGCTCGATGAGAAAATCATTGACGAGGTTCTAATGCAGGGCACAGAGAAATTCACCCTACACTACAACTTCCCTCCATTCTCAACTGGTGATGCTCGCCCATCACGGGGCGTGAGCCGAAGAGAAATTGGACACGGAAATCTGGCCCATCGCGCATTAAAAAACATGATACCCGAGGAACCAGAAAACCCATACGCTATCCGTGTTGTTAGCGATATTCTTGAATCAAATGGCTCATCCTCCATGGCAACCGTTTGCGCTGGCACACTTGCGCTCATGGACGCAGGGGTTAAAATAAAAAAACCAGTTTCTGGTATTGCAATGGGTCTTATTACCGAAAAGGGTTCAGATCGCTATGCCATTCTTTCAGACATTCTAGGTGACGAAGACCACCTTGGCGACATGGACTTTAAGGTAACGGGAACCCGTGATGGTATAACAGCCACCCAAATGGACATTAAGGTTGATGGGCTATCGTACGAGGTGTTAGCAAAAGCCTTACAGCAAGCTCACGAAGGTCGCATGCATATCCTTAATGTGATGCTGGAGACCATTTCTGAACCTCGCCCCGACTTCAAACCTCATGCACCACGAATCGAGCAGTTCAACATACCTCGCGAAAGCATTGGTGCAGTTATTGGTCCTGGTGGTAAAATCATCCAGGAAATCCAACGTGAAACACAAGCAACGATCACAATTGAAGAGATTAACGACCATGGCATCGTAAGCGTCTTTGCCGACAGCGCTGAAAGCAGAGATGCTGCCGTTAAGTGGATTAAAGGAATTGTTGCCGTGCCAGAAGTTGGAGAGGTATACAAGGGTAAAGTAAAATCAATCATGCCATTCGGTGCGTTTATTGAGATACTCCCGGGCAAAGATGGGCTACTTCACATCTCTGAAATTGAATGGCGCCGACTTGAAAAAGTTGAGGACGTACTTAAAGAGGGCGACATTGTAGAGGTTAAACTCATTGAGATTGATAAAAAAACTGGAAAGCTAAAACTTTCAAGAAAAGTACTTCTACCCAAACCAGAGAAGAGAAGATAGAGTTTTTCATATTTTCTTCATAAAGCGATTAAATAGGCGTCTGCATACAGATGCCTATTTTTATTTTTCACATTCTAAGATTTTTTCATAAATTATGCACAATGCACAAATTTTATTGTATTTTTGTTTTAGTATTCCCATAAAATGAACAAATATGAAAAAGATTTACATATTCTTGCTATCCACAACTCCACTACTAGCCATGATGTCGTGCAAAACTGCTAATGTAGATTATCCAAAAACCAAAAAGGTTGATGTTGTTGATGAATACTTCGGAGTAAAAGTACCCGATCCGTATCGTTGGCTAGAAGACGACAAGTCGCCAGAAGTGGCAGAATGGGTTAAGCAACAGAATGAGGTAACCTTCAAATACCTCAACGCCATACCATTTCGGAATAAAATAAAACAAAGGCTAACCGAAATTTGGAACTACACCTCAATGGGAACCCCTTTTAAGGCTGGTGGCAGATACTTCTTCTTTAAAAAGGAAGGTCTTCAGAATCAG containing:
- the pnp gene encoding polyribonucleotide nucleotidyltransferase; this translates as MYNAVKKTIELGDGRTITIETGKLAKQAHGSVVLTMGKTMLLATVVSAQEAKEDVDFMPLSVEYKEKFAASGRFPGGFLKRESRPSDYEILVARLVDRALRPLFPDDYHAETFVTINLISAEKEIMPDALAGLAASAALAVSDIPFNGPISEVRVARIDGQLKINPTFEEVERADIDMIVGATYDNILMVEGELKEVSEAEMLEAIKFAHEAIKPMCLAQMELAKELGVEKRTYCHETNDEELKEKVHEFCYDKVYQVAKSMLPKHERSAAFEAIKQEFLETLPEEEREAKQAMVNRYYHEVEKKAMRNMILNEGVRLDGRKTNEIRPIWCEVDYLPMAHGSAIFTRGETQSLTTVTLGTKLDEKIIDEVLMQGTEKFTLHYNFPPFSTGDARPSRGVSRREIGHGNLAHRALKNMIPEEPENPYAIRVVSDILESNGSSSMATVCAGTLALMDAGVKIKKPVSGIAMGLITEKGSDRYAILSDILGDEDHLGDMDFKVTGTRDGITATQMDIKVDGLSYEVLAKALQQAHEGRMHILNVMLETISEPRPDFKPHAPRIEQFNIPRESIGAVIGPGGKIIQEIQRETQATITIEEINDHGIVSVFADSAESRDAAVKWIKGIVAVPEVGEVYKGKVKSIMPFGAFIEILPGKDGLLHISEIEWRRLEKVEDVLKEGDIVEVKLIEIDKKTGKLKLSRKVLLPKPEKRR